In the genome of Natronomonas salina, the window TCGTCAGTATACGACGCCCCTGTCGGCGCTCACGTACCGTTCTGGCGGCGTTCGCACGGTCTCTCAGGAGACGGGAGACGGGATGGTAGCCAGTGAGCTTCCGGTCGGTCGCCGTCGGTGCGCCGTGGCTTCGCCCTCCGTCGGCCACGGCTGGTCCGTCGGAGTTCGCCGCAGAAGTTTCCGGTCCCCGGACTACCCGTCGACGTCCGCGACGGCGGAGCGACGGCCGTCGGCCGTCGCGGCCACGTCGGCCTTCGAGACCTCGATGCGCCGGTCGCCGCTGACGGCGACCTCGAAGTCCGCGTACTCGAAGACGACGCGTCGCCCCGGGAGCTCGCGCTCCGGCCCCACCTCGAAGAACCGGTCGAGCGCGTCCGGGTCGACCACGTCGCACAGCGTGGGCAGTTCGTCGGCGTCACACTCAGCTTCGGCAGCCACCGCCTCGACCACCGCGACCGTGGCGGATGACTCACCCCAACCGTACGTTCCCATGGGAGAGCCCTCAGGAGGGTTCCTCTTGAGTCCTTACCTTCGTTCGACGCCCGAACTTCTAGATAACTGGTAATTAATCGCTAGCCACCCCTCTGTAACAGTAATTAACCAGTTAATACCACCTGAAACGGTCGGCGCCCCGGAATCTGTCGCCGTGAAAAGTACAGGAAGGACCGACGAGGGAATGACTGTCGTCGTTACTCGTCGTCGCGATCGAACAGCTCCGGCGCGGCGTCGTAGGACGCCTCCGGATCGGCGTCAGTCATCGGTCGCCACCTCCCCCGCGCTCGGCGGCGACGACTCCTCCTGGGCGAAGGGGTACCAGGACTGCTTCCCGTCGGTGAGACAGGGGTCTTCGTAGCCCGCGACCTCTTCCGGTTCGGCCAGCTCGACGAGCGTCTCGTGGCCGGTGGCGTCGACCCACTCGCGGAACGTCTGGCCCTCCTCGCGGAGCGCGGCGTAGGCCTCGACGAGGTTCTTGATCAGCCCGGGTACCTCGTCGGCGGGTACCCGCTGGCGGACCCAGTCGATGAACGCGGGCTCCTCGCCGATGCCGCCACCGACGCCGACGTCTAGCGCCTCGACCATCTCGCCGTCCTTGCGGGCGCGCATGCCCTGCAGGCCGATGTCCGCGGTCATCGCCTGGCCGCAGTCGGCCGTACAGCCGGAGTAGTGCATCTTGATGCGGTCGACGTCGTCGGGCAGGTCGACCGCCTCGCCGAGCCACCGGAGCGTCCGCGCCATCCGGGCCTTGGTCTCGGTCAGTGCCAGCGAGCAGAACTCCGTCCCGGTGCAGGCCATCGCCCCCTGGACGAACGGGTTGGGCTCGGGCCTGTAGGTGTCGAGCAGCGGCTCGTTGAGCAGGTTCGAGAGGTTGCGGTCGGGGACGTCCATGATCAGGGGGTTCTGCCGGCGGGTCAGGCGCACCTCCCCCGAGCCGTAGGCGTCGGCGAGGTCGGCGAGCTCGACGACGTCCTCGGCCGGCATCCGCCCGACGGCCACCGAGAGCCCGACGTAGTTCCGGCCGTCCGTCTGGTCGTAGACGCCGACGTGGTCGTGGGCGCCCTGCTCGGCGGGCTTGCCGGCGTTGTAGGTGTACTCCCCGCGGAAGTCCGTGCCGGCCCGCTCCAGTTCGAACGGCAGGCGCTCGTCGAGGGCCTCGCGGATCTCGTCGGTGCCCCACTCGTCGACGAAGAACCGCGCGCGGTTCTTCGAGCGGTTCTCGCGGTTGCCCTCCTCGTGGTAGAGTTCGACGAACGCGCGGACGGTCTCCTTCGCCCGGTCGGGCCGGACGAACAGGTCGAGCGAGCGAGCGCGGCGTGGCTCGCGACCGCCGAGACCGCCGCCGACGCGCACGTTGAATCCCCTGACCGGCTCGCCGTCGACGAGCTTGCGGGCGGGCTCCAGGCCGATGTCGTTGATCGAGTCCTGGGCGCAGCCCTGCCTGCAGCCGGTGACGGAGATGTTGAACTTCCGGGGCATGTTGCAGAGGTCGTCGTCGCCGCGGATCTCCGCCTGGATCTCGTCGAGCAGTTCGCGGGTCTCGACGTACTCGTCGGCCTTACCGGCGACGGGACAGCCGGAGATGTTGCGCATCGTGTCGCCGCCGGCCGACCGCGAGGAGACGCCGGCCGACTCCAGTTTCTCCCATATCTCTGGGACGTCCTC includes:
- a CDS encoding HalOD1 output domain-containing protein produces the protein MGTYGWGESSATVAVVEAVAAEAECDADELPTLCDVVDPDALDRFFEVGPERELPGRRVVFEYADFEVAVSGDRRIEVSKADVAATADGRRSAVADVDG
- a CDS encoding nitrite/sulfite reductase: MHKKEGYKEDCYGDEVREKILEFAERGFDSIPDDEKAAWFSRFKFWGLFHHRDGQESYFMMRLTNCGGVLEPGQLRAIGEVARDYAEGPVENPEFGNAWVDFTTRQSIQLHWLKLEDVPEIWEKLESAGVSSRSAGGDTMRNISGCPVAGKADEYVETRELLDEIQAEIRGDDDLCNMPRKFNISVTGCRQGCAQDSINDIGLEPARKLVDGEPVRGFNVRVGGGLGGREPRRARSLDLFVRPDRAKETVRAFVELYHEEGNRENRSKNRARFFVDEWGTDEIREALDERLPFELERAGTDFRGEYTYNAGKPAEQGAHDHVGVYDQTDGRNYVGLSVAVGRMPAEDVVELADLADAYGSGEVRLTRRQNPLIMDVPDRNLSNLLNEPLLDTYRPEPNPFVQGAMACTGTEFCSLALTETKARMARTLRWLGEAVDLPDDVDRIKMHYSGCTADCGQAMTADIGLQGMRARKDGEMVEALDVGVGGGIGEEPAFIDWVRQRVPADEVPGLIKNLVEAYAALREEGQTFREWVDATGHETLVELAEPEEVAGYEDPCLTDGKQSWYPFAQEESSPPSAGEVATDD